In one Silene latifolia isolate original U9 population chromosome 10, ASM4854445v1, whole genome shotgun sequence genomic region, the following are encoded:
- the LOC141606804 gene encoding receptor-like protein EIX2 isoform X2 — protein sequence MNKFIGECFKLGFVLRTFDWNYLEPQKYVAGVISRHIIQLTSPAIIPWYGSPASLLLSRWCSCNVNSSNNTSLRCKPSERAALLNFKHNLTYFDKDVSWEGEECCQWKRVFCDNTTGHVLELDLYGNETNYIISGKLHCLVYLLELKQLERLDLSYNNFSYSFIPNFMGSMKKLRE from the exons ATGAACAAGTttatt GGGGAATGCTTCAAATTGGGTTTCGTCTTGCGGACTTTTGATTGGAATTATTTG GAACCTCAAAAGTATGTTGCCGGGGTCATCAGTCGTCACATAATTCAACTCACAAGTCCTGCAATT ATTCCGTGGTATGGAAGCCCGGCCAGTTTACTGTTGTCAAG ATGGTGTAGCTGCAACGTGAACTCGTCCAACAACACATCCTTGAGGTGTAAACCTTCTGAAAGAGCGGCTCTGCTCAACTTCAAGCACAACCTCACCTATTTCGACAAAGATGTTTCATGGGAAGGTGAGGAATGCTGCCAATGGAAACGGGTGTTTTGTGATAACACAACCGGCCATGTTCTAGAGCTTGATCTTTATGGAAACGAGACCAATTACATAATATCGGGGAAGCTCCACTGTTTGGTGTATTTGCTTGAGCTGAAACAACTGGAGAGGTTGGACCTGAGCTACAATAACTTCAGTTATAGCTTCATCCCGAATTTTATGGGTTCAATGAAAAAACTCAG
- the LOC141608842 gene encoding uncharacterized protein LOC141608842, with protein sequence MGNIVKTCLLIYTFIFFNTTRCCSCKASNSANHLITVKCKPSERAALLNFKHNLTYFDKEVSSSWESEECCEWRRVSCDNTTGHILKLDLNGVDNNHLLKMEKLESLAYLLELKQLERLDLSYNNFSYSSIPSLMGLMKQLRHLNFSSSSLSGLVPCQLGQIPTGNQLQALSDQASVYAGNPYLCAEFLSKKYRSKVNKQDKGTSNEGKGRNKEILEKMGSDLVVMSGFATGFWGVVGCLVLNRRWRHAFFRRLEDGYNWLYVRVALRLRAAKSKINKR encoded by the exons atgGGGAATATAGTAAAAACTTGCCTACTGATTTACACATTCATCTTTTTCAATACTACTAGATGTTGTAGCTGTAAGGCGAGTAACTCGGCCAATCACTTAATAACCGTGAAATGTAAGCCTTCTGAAAGAGCGGCCCTGCTTAACTTCAAGCACAACCTCACCTATTTTGACAAAGAGGTTTCATCCTCGTGGGAAAGTGAGGAATGTTGTGAATGGAGACGAGTGAGTTGTGATAACACAACCGGCCATATTCTCAAGCTCGACCTTAATGGAGTCGACAATAATCACTTGCTAAAAATGGAGAAGCTCGAGTCCTTGGCTTACTTGCTTGAGTTGAAACAGCTAGAGCGCTTGGACCTCAGCTACAATAACTTCAGTTATAGTTCAATTCCGTCATTGATGGGTTTGATGAAGCAACTCAGGCATCTCAATTTCTCGTCTTCTTCTCTTAGTGGGTTAGTTCCTTGTCAATTAG GCCAAATCCCGACTGGAAATCAGCTACAAGCCCTCTCTGACCAAGCCTCAGTTTATGCCGGAAATCCTTATCTTTGTGCAGAATTTCTGTCTAAGAAGTACAGAAGCAAAGTTAACAAACAAGATAAGGGTACAAGCAATGAAGGCAAAGGCCGTAATAAAGAGATACTCGAGAAAATGGGGTCGGACTTGGTTGTGATGTCGGGATTTGCTACTGGTTTTTGGGGTGTTGTTGGGTGCTTGGTGTTGAATAGGAGGTGGAGGCATGCATTTTTCCGTCGTCTTGAAGATGGTTATAACTGGTTGTATGTGAGAGTTGCTCTGAGGCTGCGAGCAGCCAAGTCTAAGATTAACAAGAGATAA
- the LOC141606804 gene encoding receptor-like protein EIX2 isoform X1, whose translation MNKFIGECFKLGFVLRTFDWNYLEPQKYVAGVISRHIIQLTSPAIIPWYGSPASLLLSRWCSCNVNSSNNTSLRCKPSERAALLNFKHNLTYFDKDVSWEGEECCQWKRVFCDNTTGHVLELDLYGNETNYIISGKLHCLVYLLELKQLERLDLSYNNFSYSFIPNFMGSMKKLRPNPNWQSTTNPI comes from the exons ATGAACAAGTttatt GGGGAATGCTTCAAATTGGGTTTCGTCTTGCGGACTTTTGATTGGAATTATTTG GAACCTCAAAAGTATGTTGCCGGGGTCATCAGTCGTCACATAATTCAACTCACAAGTCCTGCAATT ATTCCGTGGTATGGAAGCCCGGCCAGTTTACTGTTGTCAAG ATGGTGTAGCTGCAACGTGAACTCGTCCAACAACACATCCTTGAGGTGTAAACCTTCTGAAAGAGCGGCTCTGCTCAACTTCAAGCACAACCTCACCTATTTCGACAAAGATGTTTCATGGGAAGGTGAGGAATGCTGCCAATGGAAACGGGTGTTTTGTGATAACACAACCGGCCATGTTCTAGAGCTTGATCTTTATGGAAACGAGACCAATTACATAATATCGGGGAAGCTCCACTGTTTGGTGTATTTGCTTGAGCTGAAACAACTGGAGAGGTTGGACCTGAGCTACAATAACTTCAGTTATAGCTTCATCCCGAATTTTATGGGTTCAATGAAAAAACTCAG GCCAAATCCCAACTGGCAATCAACTACAAACCCTATCTGA